The following proteins are encoded in a genomic region of Cyclonatronum proteinivorum:
- the hisIE gene encoding bifunctional phosphoribosyl-AMP cyclohydrolase/phosphoribosyl-ATP diphosphatase HisIE, which translates to MSTSRNFPVDTLKFDEKGLIPAIVQDAESLRVLMLGYMNAASLEKTLESGKVTFFSRSRQQLWIKGESSGNFLHLQSLRYDCDADALLITAHPEGPTCHTGETSCFYRESPAPENELGFLIKLQHLLETRKSTLPEGSYTTSMFKKGLDKIAQKVGEEAVETVIAAKNEDEKEFIYEASDLLFHLMLLLTEKKMHLTDLVKELEKRHS; encoded by the coding sequence ATGAGCACTTCCCGGAACTTTCCCGTTGACACCCTCAAATTCGATGAAAAAGGTCTGATTCCCGCCATAGTGCAGGACGCTGAAAGCCTACGCGTACTCATGCTGGGTTATATGAATGCTGCCTCCCTCGAAAAAACTCTCGAAAGTGGCAAAGTCACCTTCTTCAGCCGCAGCCGTCAACAGCTTTGGATCAAAGGTGAAAGTTCAGGTAATTTTCTGCACCTGCAAAGCCTCCGCTACGACTGTGATGCCGATGCTCTTCTCATAACGGCCCACCCTGAAGGACCTACCTGTCACACGGGCGAAACCAGCTGTTTCTACCGTGAAAGCCCTGCACCTGAAAACGAGCTCGGATTTCTGATCAAACTTCAGCACCTCCTTGAAACCCGCAAATCAACGCTTCCGGAAGGTTCCTATACGACAAGTATGTTCAAAAAAGGCCTCGACAAAATCGCCCAAAAAGTAGGCGAAGAAGCGGTCGAAACGGTTATTGCGGCCAAAAATGAGGACGAAAAAGAATTTATCTATGAAGCCTCGGACCTCCTTTTCCACCTCATGCTGCTGCTAACCGAAAAAAAAATGCACCTTACAGATCTCGTCAAAGAACTCGAAAAACGGCACAGTTAA
- the hisF gene encoding imidazole glycerol phosphate synthase subunit HisF, with the protein MLAKRIIPCLDIKNGRTVKGVNFLGLRDAGDPVELAVRYSEEGADELVFLDITATNEKRKTLIDLVREISRNITIPFTVGGGIKAADEIGDLLAAGADKVSLNSAIVVNPGLISEAAARFGSQCVVAAIDARLRPESPADAPHWHIFTRSGTYDTGLDAIDWVKEVTRRGAGEILLTSMDKDGTKSGYDIPLLRAVSAAVSLPLIASGGAGTIAHCIEAIKDGTADAVLAASIFHFKEIEIPDLKQQVSDAGIPVRL; encoded by the coding sequence ATGTTAGCCAAGCGAATTATTCCATGTCTTGATATCAAAAACGGGCGTACCGTAAAAGGCGTCAACTTCCTCGGACTACGTGATGCAGGGGATCCCGTTGAGCTCGCCGTTCGGTACAGTGAGGAAGGTGCTGACGAACTCGTTTTCCTAGACATCACCGCTACAAATGAAAAGCGTAAAACGCTGATAGATCTGGTCCGGGAAATCTCCCGAAACATCACCATTCCCTTCACAGTTGGCGGCGGTATTAAAGCAGCGGATGAAATCGGCGATTTGCTTGCAGCCGGTGCCGATAAAGTTTCGCTGAACAGTGCCATTGTCGTAAACCCTGGCCTCATCAGTGAAGCTGCGGCCCGCTTTGGAAGCCAATGTGTTGTTGCCGCCATCGATGCCCGACTGCGCCCCGAATCTCCGGCTGATGCCCCGCATTGGCACATCTTTACCAGGTCGGGGACCTACGATACAGGTCTCGATGCCATTGATTGGGTCAAAGAAGTAACGCGCCGTGGCGCCGGGGAAATTCTGCTCACGAGCATGGATAAGGATGGAACCAAATCCGGCTATGACATTCCTTTACTTCGTGCGGTCTCGGCTGCAGTCAGCCTGCCTCTCATTGCAAGCGGAGGCGCCGGCACCATCGCGCACTGCATAGAAGCCATCAAGGACGGAACGGCTGATGCGGTACTTGCCGCAAGTATTTTTCACTTCAAAGAGATTGAAATACCCGACCTAAAACAACAAGTGAGCGATGCCGGCATCCCGGTCCGGCTCTGA